One Helianthus annuus cultivar XRQ/B chromosome 12, HanXRQr2.0-SUNRISE, whole genome shotgun sequence genomic region harbors:
- the LOC110943733 gene encoding uncharacterized protein LOC110943733, which yields MLDANNVLVKIYRMVRDCSQQNPNTTLKLRLIGKREQDGRTYNLPTSSEVAALIVGDIDNALENRDIVVETQIGSLKRISELHPSYLALQYPILFPYGDDGYRIDIPHRGVIDVTNKKRPNCTMREFFAYRIQDRSNQFSLILNSRRLFQQFLVDAYTMIESERLNFIRFQQHDLRSNTYENIRKLRYNGHKDLSKVGKRIFLPSSFTGGSRYMMQNYLDAMAICKWYGYPDFFITITCNPKWPEVQRFLKDTNLNPEDRPDILSRIFKIKLDAICKDLKDHHLFGKASAVVYTIEFQKRGLPHAHMCLFMENDYKLPTVDHVDQFISVEIPDINQDPELYTLVKDHMIHGPCGNARMSSPCMVDRKCSKGFPKKFQDHLTLDCNVFPLYRRRDDGSFVLKNRIELDNRSVVPYNKKLLKRYQAHINVEWCNQAASIKYLFKYINKGPDRATVAVVPSNNENEQPENDEIKEYYDCRYISACEASWRIFSNEVNYRSPSVMRLPFHLPGQQTVCFGPDEDINQVLNKPSVNSSMFLSWMQRNQDPNDPVARTLTYVQFPRFYVWKLDQRIWVPRIKGKTIGRIHSVSPSTGEAYYLRILLNKVKGPTSFDDIKTVNGRVYDTFRDACYALGLLDDDSEYIEAIKEANISGSAGCIRNLFATMLLSSTLSRPEVVWESTWKYMTDDFLYRFSKYQRVSGLSIPDEQLKNYVLCEIEKFLTRNNSSLRRFVSMPYPDTSSLDNFRYRLINEELAYDRTDLQNVYQGQVNLLTDEQRSVYEEIMNAVDGDNGGVFFVYGYGGTGKTFLWKTLSAAIRSKGEIVLNVASRGIASLLLEGGRTAHSRFHIPLNLNEDSVYHIKPDDDVAKLLQQTKLIIWDEAPMVHKHAFEALDRTMHDIFNISNSSRSDVVFGGKVIVFGGDFRQILLVVPNGGRQEIVNASLCSSYLWSKCKLLTLTRNMRLTVGRPSSEVEEISNFAKWLLDVGEGNVGGSNDGEAIIEIPPELLIDSISDPISSLSDFVYPSILENYNDRNYFSTRAILAPKNEVVHEINDRLLAVFPGEEKEYLSSDSLCPTEDGNVDQQKIYSPDVLNGLKVSGLPNHKMERLEFQMFANEILSRLPTKCVARLRCVSKQWRYELPSHLFAIIHYRRTAKYEDRKLITLTKSSIDLHNLISGKKDVVGIYIDSSNDVKILLLQRRKDDVILRVYSRNTYEWKTLTFLKGPDYGSSLYWLSSGTLCNNVLYFPSPHYWTPAKSYTIAFDVDSETFSKVSIPQCTDVIGRQSSFFKIRNTLHMFIFGNTPEKNVKLFKFEDERWSEVSYFTNVNPISFDSWRNKLAENKGDTWSFEIDRCGILEIQIGLKDFQYLRDAEAFRGLYKVASFEETVVSPI from the exons ATGTTGGATGCCAACAATGTGCTTGTGAAAATTTATAGGATGGTTAGAGATTGCTCCCAACAGAATCCTAATACTACTTTAAAGCTTCGCCTTATTGGGAAAAGAGAACAAGATGGTCGGACTTATAACTTACCTACTTCCTCCGAGGTTGCTGCTCTTATTGTTGGAGATATTGATAATGCTCTTGAGAATAGAGATATCGTTGTCGAGACACAAATAGGGTCATTAAAAAGAATAAGTGAGTTGCATCCTTCCTATCTTGCACTTCAGTATCCTATTTTGTTCCCATATGGAGACGACGGTTACAGAATTGACATACCCCATAGGGGTGTCATTGATGTTACTAACAAGAAACGTCCGAATTGTACAATGAGAGAGTTTTTTGCGTATCGTATACAAGATCGTAGTAACCAGTTTTCATTGATTCTAAATTCTCGACGGTTATTCCAACAATTCTTGGTTGATGCTTATACGATGATTGAGAGCGAGCGACTTAACTTTATAAGATTTCAGCAACATGATCTCAGGTCTAATACATACGAGAATATTCGAAAACTAAGATATAACGGCCATAAAGATTTGTCTAAGGTTGGAAAACGTATTTTCCTTCCATCTTCTTTTACAGGCGGGTCACgatatatgatgcaaaactaTCTTGACGCTATGGCCATTTGTAAATGGTATGGTTATCCCGACTTTTTTATAACCATTACCTGCAATCCCAAGTGGCCGGAGGTTCAAAGGTTTCTTAAGGACACAAATCTTAATCCGGAGGATAGGCCTGATATTTTATCGCGAATCTTTAAAATAAAGCTGGATGCAATTTGTAAAGATTTGAAAGACCATCATTTGTTTGGAAAAGCTTCAGCTG TTGTTTACACTATTGAGTTTCAGAAGCGGGGATTGCCTCATGCGCATATGTGCTTATTCATGGAGAATGATTACAAACTTCCAACTGTAGACCATGTTGATCAGTTTATTTCTGTAGAAATCCCTGATATAAACCAAGACCCGGAACTATATACGCTTGTGAAAGACCATATGATTCATGGTCCATGTGGTAACGCTAGAATGAGCTCTCCATGTATGGTTGATAGAAAATGTTCAAAAGGTTTTCCTAAGAAATTTCAAGATCACTTAACCTTGGATTGTAACGTATTTCCCTTATACAGAAGAAGAGATGACGGTTCCTTCGTTTTAAAAAATAGAATTGAGTTAGACAACAGAAGTGTTGTACCTTACAACAAGAAACTTTTGAAAAGATATCAGGCGCATATAAACGTTGAATGGTGCAACCAAGCGGCGTCAATAAAGTATTTGTTCAAATATATTAATAAAGGTCCTGATAGAGCAACAGTTGCTGTGGTTCCGAGCAATAATGAAAACGAGCAACCAGAAAATGATGAAATTAAAGAGTATTATGATTGTAGGTATATATCGGCTTGTGAAGCCTCTTGGAGGATTTTTTCGAATGAAGTTAATTATAGGAGTCCTTCTGTTATGCGGTTGCCTTTCCATCTTCCTGGACAACAAACAGTTTGTTTCGGTCCTGATGAAGATATTAATCAGGTGCTAAACAAACCATCTGTGAACTCATCAATGTTTTTGTCTTGGATGCAACGTAATCAAGATCCTAACGACCCTGTTGCACGTACACTAACATATGTACAGTTTCCACGTTTTTATGTGTGGAAGCTTGACCAGCGTATATGGGTTCCGAGAATAAAAGGAAAAACAATTGGAAGAATTCATTCCGTTTCTCCGTCTACCGGTGAAGCGTACTATTTAAGAattcttcttaacaaagttaaaggACCAACATCGTTTGATGATATTAAAACAGTTAATGGTCGAGTGTACGATACTTTTAGAGATGCTTGCTATGCGCTTGGTTTGTTGGATGACGACTCGGAGTACATTGAGGCCATCAAAGAAGCAAATATATCAGGTAGCGCAGGTTGTATTCGCAATTTATTCGCCACCATGTTACTGTCAAGCACTTTATCTAGACCTGAAGTAGTCTGGGAAAGCACATGGAAGTATATGACAGATGATTTTCTGTACAGATTCTCAAAGTATCAACGTGTTTCAg GTTTATCAATTCCTGATGAGCAACTAAAGAACTATGTTTTATGCGAAATCGAGAAGTTTTTAACTCGGAATAATTCATCGCTTCGAAGATTTGTATCAATGCCTTACCCGGATACTTCATCTTTAGATAACTTTCGCTACCGATTGATTAACGAAGAGCTTGCATACGACAGAACAGATTTACAAAATGTTTATCAAGGTCAGGTGAATTTGTTAACGGATGAACAACGTTCAGTATATGAAGAAATTATGAACGCAGTTGATGGAGACAATGGAGGAGTATTTTTTGTTTACGGTTATGGCGGGACTGGTAAAACATTTTTATGGAAAACATTGTCTGCTGCAATTAGGTCAAAAGGTGAGATCGTATTAAACGTTGCATCTAGGGGAATTGCATCATTGCTGTTGGAGGGAGGAAGAACGGCGCATTCTAGGTTTCATATACCTTTGAATCTTAATGAGGATTCCGTTTATCATATTAAACCTGACGATGATGTAGCTAAATTACTACAGCAGACCAAACTCATTATATGGGATGAAGCTCCTATGGTTCATAAACATGCATTTGAGGCTTTGGATAGAACTATGCATGACATTTTCAATATATCTAATTCATCCAGGTCTGATGTTGTATTTGGAGGAAAAGTAATTGTATTTGGTGGTGATTTTAGGCAAATATTACTTGTTGTTCCAAACGGTGGACGACAAGAAATTGTGAATGCCTCATTATGTTCGTCTTATCTGTGGAGTAAGTGTAAGTTGTTGACGTTAACTAGAAACATGAGGTTAACCGTTGGAAGACCATCATCTGAAGTTGAAGAGATCAGTAATTTTGCAAAATGGTTGTTGGACGTTGGTGAGGGAAATGTTGGTGGTTCCAATGATGGAGAAGCAATAATTGAAATACCACCTGAGCTTTTAATTGACAGCATATCTGATCCAATTTCTAGCCTGAGTGATTTTGTCTATCCGTCAATCTTGGAGAACTACAATGATCGTAATTACTTTAGTACCAGAGCTATACTTGCGCCTAAGAATGAGGTTGTTCACGAGATTAATGACAGATTGTTGGCAGTTTTCCCAGGTGAAGAAAAAGAGTATCTTAGTTCTGATAGTCTATGCCCTACTGAAGATGGCAATGTTGATCAGCAAAAAATATACTCACCCGACGTGTTGAATGGTCTTAAAGTGTCTGGTTTACCAAATCATAA GATGGAACGTCTTGAATTTCAAATGTTTGCTAACGAAATCCTATCAAGGCTACCAACAAAGTGTGTTGCTCGATTAAGATGTGTTTCCAAACAATGGCGATACGAATTGCCGTCACATTTGTTTGCGATTATTCACTATCGTCGTACCGCTAAATATGAAGATCGTAAGCTTATCACGCTGACCAAGTCATCAATTGATCTTCATAACTTGATTAGTGGAAAG AAAGATGTAGTTGGGATTTATATTGATTCATCTAACGATGTTAAAATATTACTTCTCCAACGTCGTAAGGATGATGTTATACTGCGTGTGTATTCTCGGAACACATATGAATGGAAAACTCTTACTTTCTTGAAAGGACCGGATTACGGTTCAAGTTTATATTGGTTGTCTTCCGGAACTTTATGcaataatgttttatattttccATCTCCACACTATTGGACGCCTGCTAAAAGTTATACGATTGCTTTTGATGTGGATTCTGAAACTTTCTCGAAGGTTTCCATACCACAATGTACTGATGTTATTGGTCGCCAAAGCAGTTTTTTCAAAATCCGCAACACACTTCATATGTTTATTTTTGGAAACACCCCTGAAAAAAATGTGAAGCTATTTAAATTTGAAGACGAACGATGGTCAGAAGTGTCGTATTTTACAAACGTAAATCCAATTTCATTTGATTCATGGCGTAACAAATTAGCTGAGAACAAAGGTGACACTTGGTCTTTTGAGATCGATCGCTGTGGTATTCTTGAGATACAAATTGGACTGAAAGATTTTCAATACTTACGAGACGCTGAGGCCTTTCGAGGACTATACAAAGTAGCATCGTTTGAAGAGACTGTTGTCTCACCTATTTAG